In a single window of the Balaenoptera acutorostrata chromosome 3, mBalAcu1.1, whole genome shotgun sequence genome:
- the GPR65 gene encoding psychosine receptor, whose product MNSTCIEEQHDLDHYLFPIVYIFVVIVSIPANIGSLCVSFLQAKKENELGIYLFSLSLSDLLYALTLPLWIDYTWNKDNWTFSPALCKWSAFFMYMNFYSSTAFLTCIAIDRYLAVVYPLKFSFLRSRRCAFMVSLFIWILETIFNAVILWEDETAVEYCDATKSNFTLCYDKYPLEKWQIRFNFARTCVGYMIPLVIIMACNQKVYKAVQQNQATENREKKRIVKLLVSITLTFILCFTPFHVMLLIRSVLEHDMNLDEHMFDHNKPGKQSYKIYRITVALTSLNCVADPILYCFVTETGRSDMWNVFRVFTEKLNKSKRRGKSILSMSTKDTVELDILE is encoded by the coding sequence atgaacagcaCATGTATTGAAGAACAGCATGACTTGGATCACTATTTGTTTCCAATTGTTTACATCTTTGTGGTAATAGTCAGCATTCCAGCCAACATCGGTTCTCTATGTGTGTCTTTTCTGcaagcaaagaaggaaaatgaattaGGCATTTATCTCTTCAGTTTATCCTTATCGGATCTGCTGTATGCCTTAACTCTTCCTCTATGGATTGATTATACTTGGAATAAAGACAACTGGACATTCTCTCCTGCCCTGTGCAAATGGAGTGCCTTCTTCATGTACATGAACTTTTACAGTAGCACAGCTTTCCTCACCTGCATCGCGATTGATCGGTATTTAGCAGTTGTCTACcctttgaagttttcttttctaAGGTCAAGAAGATGTGCGTTCATGGTGAGCCTTTTCATCTGGATATTGGAGACCATCTTCAATGCTGTCATTTTGTGGGAAGACGAAACAGCTGTTGAATATTGTGATGCCACAAAGTCTAACTTTACTTTATGTTACGACAAATATCCTCTGGAGAAATGGCAAATCAGGTTTAACTTTGCTAGGACGTGTGTAGGCTATATGATACCTTTGGTCATCATAATGGCTTGCAACCAGAAAGTCTACAAAGCTGTGCAGCAAAATCAAGCCACAGAAAACAGGGAAAAGAAGAGAATCGTAAAACTACTTGTTAGTATCACGTTGACTTTTATCTTGTGTTTTACTCCCTTTCATGTGATGTTGCTGATTCGCAGCGTTTTAGAGCATGATATGAACTTAGATGAACATATGTTTGACCATAACAAGCCTGGGAAGCAGAGTTATAAAATCTATAGAATCACAGTTGCATTAACAAGTTTAAATTGTGTTGCTGATCCAATTCTGTACTGTTTTGTAACTGAAACAGGAAGATCGGATATGTGGAATGTATTCAGAGTCTTTACCGAGAAGCTTAATAAATCAAAAAGACGAGGAAAAAGCATACTTTCTATGTCTACAAAAGATACTGTGGAATTAGACATCCTGGAATAG